The Seriola aureovittata isolate HTS-2021-v1 ecotype China chromosome 3, ASM2101889v1, whole genome shotgun sequence genome includes a region encoding these proteins:
- the adra2a gene encoding alpha-2A adrenergic receptor, whose translation MEFNNETNLTLPKVASYSLQMSLPLTVLVGLMILLTVFGNVLVVIAVFTSRALRAPQNLFLVSLASADILVATLVMPFSLANELMGYWYFGEVWCEIYLALDVLFCTASIAHLCAISLDRYWSITQAIEYNLKRTPRRIKCIIFIVWVIAAVISFPPLITMEKENNEKDRVCRINTDKWYVISSCIGSFFLPCVIMVLVYVRIYQIAKKRTRAPPGDRKQKEMPKTPTIAAANPKENGVGADDRLCHEKLNGEQDIELKKEVVEGEGGADEQKGEVNGVDIDESSSSDHKVNNPCSIKKKSAKGKTKLSQIKPGDNDVQRRAPSTKGSRWKGRQNREKRFTFVLAVVIGVFVICWFPFFFTYMLMTLCESCPVPDTLFKFFFWFGYCNSALNPIIYTIFNNDFRRSFKKILCRRDTRRYV comes from the coding sequence ATGGAGTTTAACAACGAGACCAACCTGACTCTTCCAAAGGTGGCCTCTTACAGCCTCCAGATGTCCCTGCCGCTCACTGTGCTGGTGGGGCTCATGATCCTGCTGACAGTGTTTGGTAACGTGCTGGTGGTCATAGCTGTGTTTACAAGCCGAGCCCTGAGGGCTCCGCAGAACTTATTCTTGGTGTCTCTGGCGTCAGCGGACATTTTGGTGGCTACACTCGTGATGCCATTCTCCTTGGCCAATGAGCTCATGGGATACTGGTACTTTGGCGAGGTGTGGTGTGAAATATATCTGGCACTTGATGTTCTTTTCTGCACCGCCTCCATTGCCCACCTCTGTGCCATCAGCTTAGACCGCTACTGGTCCATCACGCAGGCCATCGAGTACAACCTAAAGAGGACGCCGCGCCGAATTAAGTGCATCATCTTCATCGTGTGGGTCATTGCAGCAGTTATCTCTTTCCCGCCACTAATCACcatggagaaagaaaacaacgaGAAGGACCGTGTGTGTAGGATCAATACTGATAAGTGGTACGTCATCTCCTCCTGCATTGgctctttcttcctcccctgTGTCATCATGGTGCTGGTCTACGTGCGAATCTACCAGATTGCTAAAAAGAGGACGCGGGCCCCTCcaggagacaggaagcagaaggaGATGCCAAAGACGCCCACCATCGCTGCTGCCAACCCAAAGGAGAACGGTGTGGGCGCTGATGACCGCCTCTGCCATGAGAAACTGAACGGCGAGCAGGACATCGAGCTGAAGAAGGAAGTGgtggaaggagaaggaggagcagaTGAGCAGAAAGGAGAGGTCAACGGGGTGGACATTGATGAGTCGTCGTCGTCTGACCACAAAGTGAACAATCCCTGCTCAATCAAAAAGAAATCAGCCAAGGGGAAAACCAAACTGAGCCAAATCAAACCGGGGGACAATGACGTCCAAAGGCGGGCGCCGAGCACCAAAGGCAGCCGCTGGAAGGGCCGCCAGAACCGGGAAAAGCGATTCACCTTCGTCCTCGCCGTGGTCATTGGAGTGTTTGTCATCTGTTGGTTTCCCTTCTTCTTCACGTACATGCTAATGACGTTGTGTGAGTCCTGCCCTGTACCCGACACCTTGTTCAAGTTCTTCTTCTGGTTCGGTTATTGCAACAGTGCGCTGAACCCCATCATTTACACCATCTTCAACAATGACTTTAGGAGGTCATTTAAAAAGATACTGTGCAGGAGGGACACCAGAAGATATGTATGA